The Lathyrus oleraceus cultivar Zhongwan6 chromosome 5, CAAS_Psat_ZW6_1.0, whole genome shotgun sequence genome includes the window tcgggttggccaaagtgcaatgtttgttgtggtgtgtagtagtcctgttggtagtcctcttgtatacccgtgtcggggctaggtggaggactggaagagcttgGGAAATTGCCGTGTTGGAAttgttgggattggtggaagtagggggattgatattgtggtaggtgttgggactgttgatggtggtgggaatgttgagtttgttgttggtagtcttcatggtattgggattgagtttgtggtatgtattgttgatttggttggggggtggacatgtgttgtggttgttgttggtaataaggtggtggtggttgttgttggtaaaatggttgtggtggttgttgttgttggtaataaggtggtggttgttgttgttgggaatactgtggtggttgttgttgttggaaatatggttgttgcatccggggatcgtccaaatagaacgggtcagacacaatcatttctggattggtatttgctctataccattccacatattcccttgtcggcttcatttcgttgggcgccaccggaaattgtagaacatagtgggcacggtctttccacatttttcGAAACTCCTtatcgtttctccagtttcaaatgagaaccttgttctaagcctctgaatccttctgatgacttcaccaggttggtaatctccctctaaccaagacatcaaggacctttttagttggtccaacgaacggatgttccaaaatttcatctccattgggggtttcaaaggcgagaaaataacatgcccatccctttttaagattactggttcaggatccgggcgccttgatgatgttcgctgccatgacgacggtcttggggatgccatgaactcaacttgatacaGAAGGTGGTACGAAACAGTgttgaagaaaatgcaaggaaataacactttatttataggaaaagatctgggttgtacaccagtctacctaaccctaattctcccaaaaatttataaataatattatttacttataaattaaattaatatatatatataaattaatatatatatatatatatatatatatatatatatatatatatatatatatatatatatatcttgtaaataaatatttatatatattaattaaatgtgtataatattaattgtttatgaattaaattaatatatatatatatataaattaatatatatataattaatatatatatatatatcttgtaataattttatttatatataagtgttaatataaattaatataatttataaaaaaaatatatttatcaaatatctaatatttaaaaaaaaaaattaaaaaaaaaaattaataaaacatttaaaaaaaaaaaaaaaaaaaaaaaaaaaaaaaaaaaagggattgggcataggcgccacccctagtggcgacttgccctacccattaagggtaggcgccaactagggtggcgcctatgtacacaattagggcaaattttgcccatttgtgtaatttttttgaaaaatgggttaattttgaatttttttttaaaattctggatatttaaaaaaaaaattcaaatgtttgaatatgattttgaaAAATGTTCACATGCCTTAAAAAACACATATTAAAGAAGTCTAACATATATAGAAATAAATATCTTAAAAGTTGAATGTCTTAAATTTTTTACTATAAAACTTCACCTTTTGAATGTTTTAACACATGTTTTTAGAGCATAAATCACTTTATAAATTATTATCTTTAAAAAATAAGTCGACTAATTTTAAGCTAATGTTTTTATTTTTCTGTCAATATATAAATAAAGAAATTGTCACTGATCACAACAAATCACAATAATTATAAGAGAAATAAATTAATCGGCTACTGATCACAGCAGACACATCAATGTATTAAGTCTGACCTactaaaaaaatcaaaaaaatttACCAACAAAATCTATCTATAAAAAAATGACCATCTATCAAAGaataataatgatttttttttaataaatgGTGACAAATTATACTCTATTCTTTTAAATAAAACGAAAGGTTTTATGATATGTTCAAGAATATCATTTGTAGCATCAACAATATTAAATATAGTATACACCATTTCATTTTATCTGAAGGAAAAACATATGAAGTCAAATGGGAAGATGAATACTTACTTACTGTGTAGATTATGGATTCTGATCCTCTTGAATGTTTGTTTCCACTTTGCAACTGGCTTTCTCTTCACTTGATCGATCTTCCTCTTTGTGACAgaatattttatatttttctaCAAAAGTATGTGAAATGCTTTTAGTTTTATAGCAGTGCATTCTTATGCTTTGCAACTTTTAATATTTTTAGAAAAAGTTATTTGAAGTTAAACTTTTCTTCTTTGGAAAAAACAGTGCAAACATAGATAGGTTTTGATTGAAATTAGATATGAATTTGATTGGAATTAGATATGAATTTGAAATTTCCTTGAAGAGAAATGATATTATGTATTTTACTCTTCATCAATACCGTGAATAGGTACGGAGGCACATATTGTGCAATGGTGGCTGTTCCCCCACTTATTTTTTAAGgttaattatattaatttttttatattatttaaataataatattttaataacttaatatttattttaaatataatttaaagatatttttattaaattaatatatttttttaaaatattgataAAAGTATTTTGTATTTATTGATATATTTATTTTTGATATTATATATcaacaatttaaaaaaaataatgatgtatttattttgaaaattaatttttgattttttgtATAAAAATTATGAGCAATAATTTTTTAATAGAGATTAAAGATGATATATTGAAATTATAAAATAGTTTTATATTATTCTTCGATAAAAGTTCATTAATATGCTATGTCATAAATACAATTTTAAAATATAAGTCTGATTTGACGGAATATAAGTTGTTAATTGATTGACAgtgtaaaattattttaaattgtCTATGTATATTCTTTTTCCCGTTTCAACAATAACTTTGTGAAAAATTAAATATctaataatataaaatataaaaaattaaataaaagtTTGATTACatcataaaaatatatatttttaataacatcaaaaataaattaatcatacaataatttaattaaaatttatttgCCCCCACTTGTAAATATTTCTGGCTCGGTGCCTGACGGTGAACAGTGAAATattataataattaatatataaatatatattttttaaaaatataaattatttttatttttattttttattatttatttatttttaacttaAATGATATTGATATAAAATAATGTGATTAATCAACTTCATAATTTCTTTAACCAATTTTTTATATTCTATTAACCAACTTTGTTTAGTGTTAATTTTTTTTTAGTATCTGGACATTTATTAACCAGTTGCATAACTTGATTAATCAATTTTTTACATTTTATTAACCAAGTTTGATTTactattaaaaattatttttaatatctaAGTGTTCATTAACCAATTTAATCACTTTATTACCCAACTTTTTACATTTCATTAACTAACTTTATTTCAATATTTAACGTCACTATTCATGTGCACTGTTCACAGACACTGCTCACGCATTGTTCACAcattattcataaaaaatatttttatttaaacAAAACTTTGTTCACCGTATAAATACGGTGAACAATGTATACAGTGTATGTGTTGGAGTAAAAAAATGGTGTCAAGATAACATTGATGTTCCTTTAATTTTCATATGAGCAATGCTATCTTGACACCCTTTTTTACACCAATacctttaatttttttttatgaataGTGTGTGAAAAGTGCACGTGAATAATGACTTTAAATATTGAAATAAAGTTAGTTAATGAAATTTAAAAAGTTGGACAATTAAATATAAAAAGTTGGGTAATGAAGTAATTAATTTGTTAATAAACGCTCcgatattaaaaataatttttagtaGTAAATCAAGCTCGGTTAATAAAATGTAAAAAATTGGTTAATGAAGTTATGCAATTGGTTAATAAACGTCCAGATACTAAAAAAAAATTTAGCAATAaataaagttggttaataaaattataaaattggtcaatcaaattattttatatcaatatcatttaatttaaattaaatatatatatatatatatatatatatatatatatatatatatatatatattttattatttatcGTATTGATCAACATTGAAATACGGTATAGGTGTAGAAATGAGATGTAATAATATAATTTCTCTAAAGTTATAATGTAAATAGATTCATTTTCATAAATATTACTTAATTTGCACAAATTTACAAGTAGCTTTGGTTAATGTGTTAGAATATTTCCAGCTGCAACTTATTATGTATTAGgttattaattaattaatatagTCTATTATTTCCCTTTAAATTAGAATTAGTCAAAGTCTATTAGTTTGTGCTTGCAGCACGTTTAGGAGTGGGCTAGTGGTCAGTTAGAATCAGCCTAAAATTGTGGGATGGTTGTTTAGCCTGTGGCTATTTATTCTGTCATTGAAATTCAATAAAGATGGTCAGTTTGTTTCAAGATATTACACATTGTGGTATCAGAGCGAGGAACAAACTGTAACCTAAAAAAAAAAGTGATTGAGAGGATTTTCATCATGACTGAGAATAGTCATTTTGCACAGGTATGCCTACCTAAGTTCGACGGTGATTACGATCACTATAGCTTGTTGATGGAGAACTTGCTCAGATCTAAAGAGTTCTGGGGAGTTGTCACCGATGGTTTCACTGAGCCGGCGCAGGGAGATACGCTTACTCCGGCTCAAACAAAGGCGCTGGAGGATATGAGGCTGAAGGACTTCAAAGCAAAGAATTATCTTTATAATTCAATCGACAAGACTATTCTGAAGACGATCACCAAGAAGAGTACTGCCAAAGAATTGTGGGATTCTATGAAGAACAAATATCGAGGCAATGCAAGAGTCAAAAGAGCACAACTGCAGACTCTTAGGAGAGATTTTGAAGTGTTGGAAATGAAAGATGGTGAGTCAGTGAATGACTATTTTGGAAGAGTCATGGTGGTGGCAAATGCTATGAGGAGTTGTGGTGAAACAATGGATGATGTGAAGGTGGTTGAGAAGATTCTTCGCATCCTAACAAAGAGATTCAATTATATTGTCTGCTCTATAGAAGAATCAAAAGATATGGACACCCTAACGGTTGATGCACTTCAGAGTTCATTGTTGGTACATGAACAGAAATTCAACAGGAAGAGTGGTGAAGATGATCAGGCCTTAAAAGCTACTCATGACTATGGTGGAAGAGGTGGAAGAGGCAATGGTAGAGGAAATTTTCGGGGCAGAGGAAGAGGTAGAGGAGCAAGGCCCTGGAATCGTGATACAGTGGAGTGTTTCCATTGCCACAAACTTGGACACTTCAAAAATGAATGTCCTGATTGGAATGCTCAAGCAAATTATTCCAATGCAGGATATCATCATGATGATATGACAGAGGAAGTGCTCCTTATGGTAACTATTGAAGAAGTGCAAAGCAGGAATGAAGAAGTGAGCTTAATGGTTTATGGAGATCAAAGCTTTGAGAGTCAGCAGAGCTGGTGGTTTCTAGATTCTGGGTGCAGCAATCACATGAGTGGAACCAAGGAATGGTTTGTCACTCTTGATGAGAAATTCAGGCGATCTGTCAAGTTGGGAAATGGCGACAAACTTGAAGTTGTAGGCAAAGGCAGTGCAAGGTTGGTAATAGAACAAAAGGTGCTTGTGGTTCAGGATGTTTTCTATGTACCCGGTTTGACAACAAATCTGCTTAGTGTTGGCCAAATGCAGGAGAAAGGACTCACCTTTCTTATCAAGAACAATGTATGCAAAGTCTTTCATGAGGAGAAAGGGCTTTTACTACAAATCAAAATGAAGACAAACAGAATGTTTGTGCTTCACACTATGCCAAAGAAAAGTGAGAAAAGCAGCTTAGATCAATGTTTGCAAATTACAGGTGACAAGGAAGATTTGTTGACTCTATGGCATCGTAGATTTGGACACTTAAGCTATCAAAATTTAATGAATTTAGAGAAGAAGAAGCTGGTTACAGGTCTGCCTAAGCTAACCGGAAATTCTGAAATTTGCTCAACTTGTATGGTAGGGAAGCAGCAGAGAAAGGTTTTTCCAAAGCAAAGCAAGTGGAAATCCACCCAGAGGTTGCAGTTGCTTCATGCAGATCTATGTGGCCCTATCACTCCTCAATCAAGCAGCGGAAAGAGGTACGTTCTTACAGTGattgatgattttagtcgaaAGCTATGGGTTTTTTTCTTGAAAGAAAAATCAGAAACATTTGATGTTTTCAAGAAATTCAAGGCTCAAATTGAGAAGGAATCAGGGTCTGCCATTACATGTCTTAGAACAGATAGAGGAGGAGAGTTTACTCGTACAGAGTTCCAAGACATGTGTGCTAAAGAAGGAATCAGAAGGCAGCGCACTACAGCTCTCACtccacaacagaatggagtaGCAGAAAGAAAGAATAGGACCATTATGAATATGGTCAGAAGCATGATGAAAGATACCAAGGTACCTACTACTTTCTGGCCTGAAGCAGTTTCCTGGACAACCTACATTCTCAACAGAAGTCCCACAATTGCTAACAAGGATAAGACTCCTCAAGAACTTTGGACAGGTAATCCACCTTCAGTCGAGCATTTTAAAGTTTTTGGATGTGTTGCTTTTGTACATGTTCCAGATCAGCAAAGGAAGAAACTTGATGATAAGAGTTGGAGAGGTTTCTTTTTTGGAATGTCTCAAGAATCAAAGGCATATAGATTGTACAATCCCAACACTAAAAAGGTGGTTGTTAGTCGAGATGTTAGCTTTGATGAGCAGAAGGGATGGGATAGTGAGCCTGAAAGTAGTTCTTCATCAACAACACTGATATGGGAAGGATGTATTGATGAAGTTTGTGATTCAGATGCAGATGACAGCGAGGAGGAAAGTAATCAGAATCCTACAAATGAAGCGGAGGATCACCTTGTGCAGAATGAGCCAAATGTGACTGCTACAAATTTGGAATCGAGGCAAAGGAGACTTCCTTCGTATTTGGAAGACTATGATCTGAGTTTCAGTCAAACAGATCTATGTGCAATGCTAGCTTCAGCAGAGTTTGTGATTCAGATGCAGATGACAACGAGGAGGAAAGTAATCAGAATCCTACAAATGAAGCGGAGGATCACCTTGTGCAGAATGAGCCAAATGTGACTGCTACAGATTTGGAACCGAGGCAAAGGAGACTTCCTTCGTATTTGGAAGACTATGATCTGAGTTCCAGTCAAACAGATCTATGTGCAATGCTAGCTTCAGCAGAGTTTGTGATTTAGATGCAGATGACAGCGAGGAGGAAAGTAATCAGAATCCTACAAATGAAGCGGAGGATCACCTTGTGCAGAATGAGCCAAATGTGACTGCTACAGATTTGGAACCGAGGCAAAGGAGACTTCCTTCGTATTTGGAAGACTATGATCTGAGTTTCAGTCAAACAGATCTATGTGCAATGCTAGCTTCAGCAGAGGATCCTTTAATTTTTGAAGATGCGGTGAAGGAGGAGAAATGGAGAATTGCTATGAAGCAAGAAATTCAAGCAATTGAGAATAACAATACATGGCGTCTTACTGAGCTACCATCAGGTGTGAAGCAGATTGGGTGAAGTGGTTGTTTAAAACAAAGTTGAAGGAGAATGGTAGTGTTGATAAATACAAAGCAAGATTGGTTGTGAAAGGGTACGCTCAGAAGGAAGGTATAGACTACACTGAAGTctttgctcctgtggctaggtGGGACACAATCAGAGTCTTCCTAGCTTTTGCTGCATACCATGGCTATCCTGTTTGTCAGCTAGACGTGAAAAGTGCTTTCTTATACGGTGAGCTTGCCGAGGATGTTTATGTGGAGCAACCACAAGGGTTTGTGGTTGCTGGGGAGGAATCAAAGGTTTATAAGCTTAAGAAAGCACTTTATGGGTTAAAataagctccaagagcttggtacAGTAGAATCGAGAAATACTTTCTCAAGGCTGGTTTTGAAAGGTGCACATACGAGCACACACTATTTATCAAAAGGAAGGGAGCTCATGTGTTGCTGGTAAGTGTATATGTGGATGATGTGATGTACACTAGCAATACTACTTCATTATTGGAAGAGTTTAAGTCATCAATGAATGCTGAGTTTGAAATGACAAACTTAGGAAAAATGAGGTATTTTCTGGGTGTGGAGGTATTTCAAAGTAAGGAGGGAATATTTATCAGTCAACAAAAGTATGCAAAGGAGATTCTGGAAAGATTTCAGTTGCTGGACTGCAATTTTGTTCATAATCCGATGGTACCCGGTGTTAAGTTATCTGTAAAAGGTGATGGTATCTCTGTTGATGCAACTCAATACAAGCAGCTCATTGGCTGTATGTTGTATATCACAACCACAAGACCTGATATAATGTATACAGTTTGCTTGCTAAGTAGATATATGCAAGCCCCAACAAGACAACACATGTTAGCAGCAAAGAGAGTTCTCAGGTATCTGAAGGGGACACTCACTTATGGTATATGGTACAAGAAAAATGCTGGGAATGAATGTCTATTGGGTTACACAGACGATGACTATGCAGGTGATGTGGATGATAGGAAAAGTACAAGTGGGTATGTGTTCTTTCTAGCAGGAGGAGCTATTTCATGGGCTTCTAAGAAGCAGCCTGTCGTCACTCTCTCCACAACAGAGGCAGAATTCGTTGCAGCATCTCAATGTGCTACTCAGTGTGTGTGGTTGAAGAGAATTCTGGAGGTGATGGGATGGACATCAAGTGTGAAGGAAGGTACAAAGATCTGGTGTGACAATAGTTCCACAATTAAGCTTTCTAAGAATCCTGTTCTCCATGGAAGGAGTAAACATATTGATGTAAGGTTTCACTTTCTAAGAGACTTAGTTAGAGATGGCATAATAGAATTGGAGCACTGTGGAACACATGAACAAGTTGCTGATGTAATGACTAAGGCAGTCAAGTTGGATATTTTTCAGAGACTCAGAGGAAAGCTCGGCATGCGTGACTTAGCAGAGTTCAAACATGAGGAAGTGAACTGAAGATCTTGGATGAAGAGGCTTCAGTTCAGGGGAGGATGTTAGAATATTTCCAGCTGCAACTTATTATGCATTAGgttattaattaattaatatagTCAATTATTTCCCTTTAAATTAGAATTAGTCAAAGTCAGCACGTTTAGGAGTGGGCTAGTGGTCAGTTAGAATCAACCTAAAATTGTGGGATGGTTGTTTAACCTGAGGTTATTTATTCTGTCATTGAAATTCAATAAAGATGGTCAGTTTGTTTCAAGATATTACACATAATGATGCGACATCAAATATATCCTTTTTCGTTTTAGCAAGCTAAATAAATAAATAACGCTAACTTAAGTACAAAACATTTCTAAGGAGAAAATCCATATTTTAAAACACAATTTTTGTTATCACGAGTACTAGCCAATAGAAATTAAATTCAAAAAACATTAAGACTTAGACACTCCGCTGCACACCATCAGTTACTCTTACAACTCTTTGTTATAATCACATGAACAATGATCTTATCTTTTTTACGAAGTTAACATAATTTTTATGAATACAATAATTTATTACTTATCACATTGTAGTTTTTATTGGCACAATGATTGTATTGTCCATTTTTAATGGCATTATTGAGTGGGATGATAACTACTTAGGGGATCTCAAAAAATGGCTTCTCGAGAGTTTCTACTTGATCAAAAAGTTTTTGTATAAGATGGATGTCATTAATAGATTTGACAAATTAGAGATTGAATCTCTCTACGGCATATGGAAAATGTATATATTAATTATTAAATGTTGTTTTTCACATAACCTTAATGATTTGGCTCATGTACAACATTTCTAAAAAGGCTTCGTGGATACACTATAATACTCTTGGACACTTCACTTGGAGACACCATATTAACCAAatcttcaaaaaaaaaaacattaaaacATTGACCGAGAATATGTCCCATAATGAATATCGTGCATTATGCGATAAATCTTTAAGAAAAAAGAAATGAATCAGTTGTTACTTAGAATGCATTGGTATCTAGTCGCAAAGAGATGAAGACACAATTCAATGCTTTGACAAAAAAAATGGCGCACTCTTTAAGAGAATATCATCGAGTAAAACAAGTGCAACAAATCCTTATATGCAATTATTATGGTGAAAGTCTTGAAAGTGGTCAATGAAACTTAAAGAGGGTACATAGACGAAGAAGTTAATTTCATGGTTAAGTTTCAAAGAAATAGCCCATTCTTGAACACCTATATGTCGGTGTGGAGAAACCATCCGAAATTCAGATTTGGTGACAATCTGGTTCAACGAATAAATCAATGGAAGTAATGTGTTGTAACAGGGTTAGAGTATCGGGATTTGTTATCGTCTCACAGAGATTATGTGATATTGCCACtgttcgacagttgttaagttcttaacttatagtaacaagggggttttagttttcggttacggtatcttgcataaaaagtaagaaattgtggtaaaagttttggttttacgatttgagaaagattgtcaaaattagggttcaacgatcactttgcatgcatatgttcgatcaaacaaaactcataaactccattagatgataaacacattcgcaaagtcctcccaatgtgtttatttctaacacacattgtattttttcccattttgatccattgttgatttctcacacaatctatcaaaatgacaacttttaggtttaactttttagtgaacaaactcattcaatactatctctagctaaagaacaaggatggatgaaaacctaggtcaagagttggaaaacacctttcaatcataaaccaacacaaagagttatcaataaaacaaagttttcgccatacattcatcatcaaagagtttacaaatgaagatcaacccatatacatacaaagcttatgatcatctacatctaaccttgacaaaattaaagacttagctactcattttcatggtagcttgaacaacaagtttcagacgaaggttgatcaacatccgagtcgaagaatcgagattggatgggaatccaccttctttttgtaaaatattgtcaagaaaagaagaagaatgagaaaatatggtttttagggcacaaaaatcacctctaagccaaaaacaagtaaaaagatgaTCCCAAGAAAAATGAAGATAAAAAGATGTtgttccaaaaagtagcccatgctacttatagtactggttactgagttgtcatgctcgctaggcgagcagaatggttcgcctagcgagccccaaaataagccaccagaATAGCCTGCGTCCAGAGGAGTCATCCCAGAAAAGTTTGcatatgttcgctaggcgaacaatccttcgctaggcgaagccctcgcttctctcattcgctccagcgagttttgatgtttttgctactggaattgctcgctacctgctcgctggatgttcgcctagcgagtacttagctacttccctcgccacagcgagttttgatggttttgctactggaattgttCGTTGCTTGCTCGttggatgctcgcctagcgagtacttgatctttttggttctgtccaagtctgggagtgttcgctggcatctcgatgagtgctcgcctagcgaatacttcgctacctcactcgcctagcgagcttgctaATGTTTGCTTTCCTTCTaggttcctttgccatctttcttgtgccttagttttctactctttcatgcctaattcctgcacaataacacacaaattaaaggtaccaagatcatttccatagtattgcaaatcaacaaaagcaagggcggtttcgaacactttttcgacaaaaaggagtgaaagatgcccatatttgatagctcaaataagcaaacttgggcatctaacaactctccccaactagattcttgcttgccctcaagcaaagtatgcctcttgaaggacaagaggatttgcttaaagaaaaagatttctccgaaatcggataaaatggctcaaacacaagagaatcaaccagacacaagttcccaatggttagaataacacaatacacaagaactaaagccttatagcaacgcaaaacatgtatcaatccacaacaatgttatcctgaatgaatcaccctatctctcctcttcgaataaggattgaagaaattatgcgtttgcaaccgcggggacaatttcactctccaacaaacaatgcaaaagtcaattcaattcatacaatgtttaacaattataaatgaaaatgcggaagcacgaagatcactaaggtcttttccggttgtagcttggtcaggtttacaaacaagggtcatatctaaggccattgaaaacgaacttGCCGACGCAAAAGATACATTCACTGTACaagctattcacacatctcaacttcgttccacttgtttctcatttgaaaccttcacaactcttatttcacaactcaattttgtttttcactatttttcttccaagcaagcattcattttcattttctctataatttttttttcacatcgtattcacaaaacaaatgtttctcttttctaatttttttttcaatgcttgctcggttattcaagagttgt containing:
- the LOC127078607 gene encoding secreted RxLR effector protein 161-like, with product MVPGVKLSVKGDGISVDATQYKQLIGCMLYITTTRPDIMYTVCLLSRYMQAPTRQHMLAAKRVLRYLKGTLTYGIWYKKNAGNECLLGYTDDDYAGDVDDRKSTSGYVFFLAGGAISWASKKQPVVTLSTTEAEFVAASQCATQCVWLKRILEVMGWTSSVKEGTKIWCDNSSTIKLSKNPVLHGRSKHIDVRFHFLRDLVRDGIIELEHCGTHEQVADVMTKAVKLDIFQRLRGKLGMRDLAEFKHEEVN